Proteins co-encoded in one Alphaproteobacteria bacterium genomic window:
- a CDS encoding GGDEF domain-containing protein: MNQAAATTANRDGDGILILTQEDERKQWYIRELNEQAAETLGYTVDELKNMPLDTVLGRRTADALRDMVEFVPDAPDLQDVSAKLREFRLKHRLGDEFVSPVRLSRMHARDTNAWFQLVLPNERDQRAQQQMRDFLKLNLEGRLVIDKDTGLPDRATAKTFHDLLTNYLSSNKSEAAFAVLRLDRHKKSLERYGKDGCVTLLKHAANCCRSAFRADDVICMLDDHTLGLFLLDLPRESSRVVLNRLRWLIRSHRIDFGGKSDFSVTVSIAFDMLTNDTVLDMCEASVAKLDQDERNHLIELGA; this comes from the coding sequence ATGAATCAGGCAGCAGCAACGACAGCGAATCGCGATGGCGATGGGATTTTAATCCTGACACAAGAAGACGAACGCAAACAATGGTATATTCGCGAATTGAACGAGCAGGCTGCTGAAACGCTTGGTTATACGGTGGATGAGCTCAAGAATATGCCGCTTGATACGGTGCTGGGGCGTCGCACAGCCGATGCGCTACGTGACATGGTCGAATTCGTGCCTGACGCGCCAGATTTACAAGATGTCAGCGCAAAATTGCGCGAATTCCGCTTGAAGCATCGCCTGGGGGATGAGTTCGTATCGCCCGTGCGCTTAAGCCGCATGCATGCACGTGACACGAATGCGTGGTTCCAATTGGTCTTGCCTAATGAGCGTGATCAGCGTGCCCAACAGCAAATGCGTGATTTTCTCAAATTGAATCTTGAGGGTCGACTTGTTATCGACAAGGACACAGGCCTGCCTGATCGCGCTACCGCTAAGACATTTCATGATTTGTTGACGAATTACCTCAGCAGTAACAAGTCCGAAGCGGCGTTCGCTGTGCTGAGGCTCGACCGTCATAAAAAGAGTTTAGAGCGTTATGGTAAAGATGGTTGCGTGACATTACTGAAGCACGCAGCGAATTGCTGCCGCAGCGCCTTTCGCGCTGATGATGTGATTTGCATGCTAGATGATCATACGCTTGGCTTATTTCTGCTGGATTTACCGCGCGAGTCTTCGCGTGTAGTGTTGAATCGTTTGCGTTGGCTGATTCGTTCGCATCGCATAGATTTCGGCGGCAAATCTGACTTCTCCGTTACTGTCAGTATCGCCTTTGACATGCTCACGAATGATACGGTGCTTGATATGTGCGAAGCATCCGTTGCGAAGCTGGATCAGGACGAACGTAACCATCTTATCGAGCTAGGCGCGTAA
- the recG gene encoding ATP-dependent DNA helicase RecG codes for MAVRPSILYPYFRAATILKGVGPVTRKALTRLLTPPRPLIDNMPYEPVLRDMVMHVPTSAVDRRLVSSIATANVGDVASIEVEVVEHRPPPAKRARLPYRIIVRDMTGALTLTYFHVKGDYLFKQLPVGEKRLISGSIEMYDGMKTMPHPDMVVPLHRSHEILRIMPVYPLTLGISNRVMVKLMSQALDLITALPEWIGEDVLKRQSWQGFRESLKQLHNPQTIELETELLPRRRLAYDELLANQLALAFSRQARQRTQSYKIPVKNKQALLDALPFTLTTGQQNVLAEAEQDLTSGERMIRLLQGDVGSGKTIIAFSLMAQVAASGFQSVFMAPTDLLARQHEKNLAPLAEKLGYKLILLSGKMSKKQQTEARALIASGEAHMLVGTHAVFQELVGFKKLALVVVDEQHRFGVEQRLQLAEKGLTPHILQMTATPIPRSLAMTYYGDMEVSVLSEKPPGRLPIDTRTVPFSRLDEVITGLKRALQQGTKAYWVCPLIELDTEKEDEELAAVEDRLRLLQTHFGDKVGMVHGRMKLAEREEVMKRFAYGEMQLLVATTVIEVGVDVPEATIMVIEQAERFGLAQLHQLRGRVGRGKEASSCILLYHSPVSENAKARLQVLRETNDGFVIAEEDFRLRGAGDVLGTRQTGLPDFRFAAIGRDTDLMVMARDDVRHYLSKDPDLSAPRGQALRILLSLFDYEHTAALLKAA; via the coding sequence ATGGCCGTTCGGCCATCCATATTGTATCCCTATTTTCGTGCAGCGACGATCTTGAAGGGTGTTGGTCCTGTTACTCGCAAGGCCTTAACGCGTTTGCTTACGCCCCCACGCCCACTTATCGATAACATGCCGTATGAGCCTGTGCTCAGGGATATGGTCATGCATGTACCAACTAGTGCAGTTGACAGGCGTTTGGTAAGTAGCATCGCGACTGCAAACGTGGGGGATGTCGCAAGTATTGAGGTGGAGGTGGTAGAGCACCGCCCACCACCTGCAAAGCGTGCCCGTTTGCCTTATCGTATTATCGTTAGGGATATGACGGGTGCTCTAACGCTTACCTATTTCCATGTGAAGGGTGATTATCTCTTCAAACAATTACCTGTTGGTGAAAAGCGCCTGATTTCAGGTAGCATTGAAATGTATGATGGGATGAAAACCATGCCGCACCCAGATATGGTGGTGCCACTTCATCGCTCGCATGAGATTCTACGTATTATGCCAGTTTACCCGCTTACGCTTGGCATCAGTAACCGTGTGATGGTGAAATTGATGAGTCAGGCGTTGGACTTGATTACAGCTTTGCCAGAGTGGATCGGCGAAGATGTGCTGAAACGTCAGTCATGGCAGGGATTTCGTGAATCACTCAAGCAGTTGCATAATCCGCAAACCATCGAGCTTGAAACAGAATTATTGCCGCGCAGGCGTCTCGCTTATGATGAGTTGCTGGCGAACCAACTGGCCTTGGCGTTCTCGCGTCAGGCACGTCAGCGCACGCAATCTTACAAGATTCCCGTTAAGAATAAGCAAGCACTGCTTGATGCTTTGCCATTCACACTCACGACAGGTCAGCAAAACGTATTAGCCGAAGCAGAGCAGGATTTGACAAGCGGTGAGCGTATGATTCGCTTACTGCAAGGTGATGTGGGGAGTGGCAAAACCATCATCGCGTTTAGTTTGATGGCGCAGGTTGCGGCATCTGGGTTCCAATCGGTGTTTATGGCGCCGACCGATTTGTTGGCGCGCCAGCATGAAAAGAATCTAGCGCCTCTTGCCGAGAAGCTGGGTTACAAACTTATTCTGCTCAGTGGTAAAATGAGTAAGAAACAGCAAACGGAAGCGCGTGCGCTTATTGCTAGCGGTGAAGCACATATGCTGGTTGGGACGCATGCGGTGTTTCAGGAGTTGGTTGGATTCAAAAAGCTTGCGCTGGTCGTAGTGGATGAGCAGCACCGCTTTGGTGTTGAGCAACGCTTGCAGCTAGCAGAGAAGGGGCTAACGCCGCATATCCTGCAAATGACGGCCACGCCTATCCCACGTAGTTTAGCGATGACTTATTATGGTGATATGGAAGTCAGTGTGCTCAGTGAAAAACCGCCTGGCCGCCTGCCTATCGACACACGTACTGTGCCATTTTCGCGGTTAGATGAAGTCATTACGGGCCTCAAGCGGGCGCTACAGCAGGGCACCAAGGCATATTGGGTATGCCCGCTTATCGAGTTGGATACTGAAAAAGAGGATGAAGAATTAGCTGCTGTGGAAGACAGGCTGCGCCTGCTTCAAACCCATTTTGGCGATAAAGTCGGTATGGTGCATGGGCGAATGAAATTGGCGGAGCGCGAAGAGGTAATGAAGCGCTTTGCCTATGGTGAGATGCAGTTGTTAGTGGCTACCACCGTGATTGAGGTGGGTGTGGATGTGCCAGAGGCGACCATTATGGTGATTGAGCAAGCGGAACGTTTTGGATTAGCGCAACTCCACCAATTGCGCGGTCGTGTGGGCAGAGGCAAAGAAGCCTCGAGCTGCATTTTGCTTTATCACTCGCCAGTCTCAGAGAATGCCAAGGCGCGTTTGCAGGTGCTGCGCGAAACCAATGATGGTTTCGTCATCGCCGAAGAGGATTTCCGCCTGCGCGGTGCGGGCGATGTGTTGGGTACGCGCCAAACAGGGTTGCCTGATTTTAGATTTGCCGCCATTGGTCGGGACACGGATCTGATGGTGATGGCGCGCGATGATGTAAGGCATTATTTGTCCAAGGACCCAGATTTATCTGCGCCGCGTGGCCAAGCGCTGCGAATTTTGTTAAGCCTCTTTGATTATGAGCATACGGCTGCGTTGCTTAAAGCAGCGTAG
- the lpxB gene encoding lipid-A-disaccharide synthase — MNTTPHIYIIAGEASGDQLGAWLMQSILAKQTAIRITGIGGHAMEVAGLRSLFPISEISLMGFVEILPHIFNLKRRIRQTIEDIEQKKPDIVVTIDSPGFCFRVVEALKKRGNHSPRFIHYVAPTVWAYKPERAKHIAPFFNHLMVLYPFEPPYFEKEGLPTSFVGHPYAWYWKTKGDAAAFKQRHHIKENATVLAMFAGSRKNELKRHLPIYKEAVEQLATKIPNLVITTLARPEHKAWVKSAVKDWPVPVVLAENEEKKALFAASHAALAKSGTISLECTLAGVPYITAYRAHPISIWYIRRKVKIPYVNMSNIILGRFVIPELIQEDLTADAIVREMLPLLQNSATRSVQLETLKDISRQLGSEDAESPSDKAAEIVLATLL; from the coding sequence ATGAACACCACACCGCACATTTATATCATCGCGGGCGAAGCTTCCGGCGACCAATTAGGCGCATGGCTCATGCAGTCTATTCTGGCTAAGCAAACTGCCATACGCATCACGGGTATTGGCGGTCATGCGATGGAAGTAGCGGGACTGCGTTCACTTTTCCCTATTAGTGAAATCTCGCTGATGGGATTTGTAGAAATCCTGCCGCATATTTTTAATCTCAAGCGCCGCATTCGCCAAACCATCGAAGATATTGAACAAAAAAAGCCCGATATCGTTGTCACGATTGATTCACCAGGTTTCTGCTTCCGTGTTGTTGAGGCACTTAAAAAACGTGGCAATCATTCACCGCGCTTCATCCATTACGTTGCGCCAACAGTGTGGGCATATAAACCTGAGCGCGCTAAGCATATCGCACCCTTTTTCAACCACCTCATGGTGCTTTACCCCTTCGAACCACCCTATTTTGAGAAAGAAGGTTTGCCCACTAGTTTTGTCGGTCATCCTTATGCGTGGTATTGGAAAACAAAGGGCGATGCCGCAGCCTTCAAGCAACGCCACCACATCAAAGAGAATGCCACCGTTCTCGCCATGTTTGCAGGCAGCCGCAAAAATGAACTGAAGCGACACTTACCAATTTACAAGGAAGCCGTAGAGCAGCTTGCAACGAAAATCCCTAACCTTGTGATAACTACGCTTGCGCGCCCCGAGCACAAAGCATGGGTAAAGTCTGCTGTAAAAGACTGGCCAGTTCCTGTCGTCCTTGCAGAGAACGAGGAAAAGAAGGCGCTGTTTGCCGCAAGTCACGCTGCCTTGGCTAAATCTGGCACAATTAGTTTGGAGTGCACACTTGCAGGGGTTCCTTACATCACAGCGTATCGCGCCCACCCAATTTCGATTTGGTATATTCGCCGTAAAGTGAAAATCCCTTACGTGAATATGAGCAATATTATTCTGGGTCGCTTTGTCATACCTGAACTGATTCAGGAAGATTTGACGGCAGATGCCATCGTTAGAGAAATGTTACCTCTGCTACAAAATAGCGCCACACGCAGCGTACAGCTAGAAACTCTCAAAGACATTTCGCGCCAACTTGGTTCTGAAGATGCTGAATCGCCAAGCGATAAAGCCGCCGAAATCGTGCTCGCTACGCTGCTTTAA
- the lpxI gene encoding UDP-2,3-diacylglucosamine diphosphatase LpxI (LpxI, functionally equivalent to LpxH, replaces it in LPS biosynthesis in a minority of bacteria.), producing MQATATAPTSLPKLGIIAGMGELPRAIIEACETTGREFYVLAIEEAAEEETVIRSHGQYTWIRLGAIGKALDLLRKQGVEELVMAGRVNRPKLSAIRPDLKATKLLAKLGSNLFTGDNKVLSSIVEFLEEEGFKIIGAEQIVQDIITPEGLIGSIYPDKRSQVDIEIGARIATSIGKLDVGQAVVIQNQQVLGVEAVEGTDALIKRCALLKNEEKGGVLVKVKKPQQEGRVDLPTIGIPTVENVAEAGFNGIALQAGASLILNRREVARRADQLGIFIIGFSILE from the coding sequence ATGCAAGCTACCGCAACAGCACCTACCTCGCTCCCTAAGCTTGGCATCATTGCGGGCATGGGCGAATTGCCCCGCGCAATTATTGAAGCCTGCGAAACCACAGGACGTGAGTTTTATGTGCTCGCTATCGAAGAAGCGGCAGAAGAAGAAACGGTAATCCGCTCACACGGTCAATATACATGGATTCGCCTTGGCGCGATTGGTAAAGCCCTCGATCTTTTGCGCAAACAAGGCGTTGAAGAATTAGTGATGGCAGGGCGTGTAAATCGCCCAAAACTCAGCGCTATTCGCCCTGACTTAAAAGCAACCAAACTCCTTGCTAAGCTTGGCTCCAACCTGTTTACGGGCGATAATAAAGTGCTCAGCAGCATTGTAGAATTCTTGGAAGAAGAAGGCTTCAAAATCATCGGAGCCGAGCAAATCGTTCAAGATATCATCACGCCAGAAGGTCTGATTGGTTCGATTTACCCCGACAAACGTTCACAAGTCGATATAGAAATTGGCGCACGCATCGCAACCAGCATAGGCAAGCTGGACGTCGGCCAAGCCGTGGTTATCCAGAATCAGCAAGTGCTGGGTGTTGAAGCGGTCGAGGGTACGGATGCGCTCATTAAACGCTGCGCGCTACTTAAAAACGAAGAAAAAGGCGGCGTACTCGTAAAAGTGAAAAAGCCACAACAGGAAGGTCGTGTAGATTTACCAACCATTGGTATCCCTACGGTAGAAAACGTGGCTGAAGCAGGCTTCAACGGTATTGCACTGCAGGCTGGCGCTTCGTTGATTCTCAATCGCCGTGAAGTGGCACGCCGCGCTGATCAGCTTGGCATCTTCATCATTGGTTTTTCAATCCTAGAATAG
- the lpxA gene encoding acyl-ACP--UDP-N-acetylglucosamine O-acyltransferase, translated as MSIHPTAMIHPKAVIGKNVQIGAYCVVGEHVKLDDEVILHSHVVVEGDTHIGRATEIFPFAVIGHCPQDKKFSGELTKLEIGTDNKIREHVTMHPGTQGGGGITKIGSHCLFMVGAHVAHDCYVGDHVILANNATLAGHVLVGNGVIVGGLSAIHQFVRIGDFAFIGGMSGVEKDVIPYGTVKGERASLDGLNLVGLKRRNIDREHIHALRHAFKEIFAGSSGTLVERANNLKAKYTQPEARALIEFILADTSRSICTPNERDTLTESDAA; from the coding sequence ATGAGCATTCACCCAACAGCAATGATTCATCCTAAAGCCGTTATCGGTAAAAATGTGCAAATCGGCGCTTATTGCGTTGTCGGCGAGCACGTGAAATTGGATGATGAAGTGATTCTCCACTCCCATGTGGTAGTGGAAGGCGACACACATATTGGCCGCGCAACGGAGATTTTCCCGTTCGCCGTGATTGGCCATTGCCCACAAGATAAAAAGTTTTCAGGCGAACTTACCAAACTCGAAATTGGCACAGACAACAAAATTCGCGAGCATGTGACCATGCACCCAGGTACACAAGGCGGTGGCGGCATTACCAAGATAGGTAGTCATTGCTTATTCATGGTCGGCGCACATGTGGCGCATGACTGTTACGTGGGCGACCATGTGATTTTAGCGAATAACGCAACGCTTGCAGGCCATGTGCTAGTTGGCAATGGTGTTATCGTTGGCGGCCTTTCTGCTATTCACCAATTCGTTCGCATTGGCGATTTTGCCTTTATTGGCGGCATGTCTGGTGTTGAAAAAGACGTCATTCCATACGGCACGGTAAAGGGTGAGCGCGCCTCACTCGACGGGCTGAATCTTGTTGGACTCAAGCGTCGCAATATTGACCGCGAGCATATTCATGCACTGCGACATGCATTTAAAGAGATTTTTGCAGGTAGTAGCGGCACTCTTGTTGAGCGCGCCAATAATCTCAAAGCAAAATACACACAGCCAGAAGCACGCGCCCTGATTGAATTTATTTTGGCAGACACTTCACGTTCTATTTGCACCCCAAATGAACGCGACACACTCACAGAAAGCGACGCGGCATAG
- the fabZ gene encoding 3-hydroxyacyl-ACP dehydratase FabZ: protein MTADFTINTSLPQYDTEGIKSLIPHRDPMLMIDSIANIVEGQSIVGIKNVTGKEDFFRGHFPNHPVMPGVLIVEAMAQSAAALVVHTMGQEARGKVVYFMSVEEAKFRKPVVPGDMLYMHCQVERSRGAVWKFSGIATVNGQKVAESTFSAMIMDKQGS, encoded by the coding sequence ATGACGGCTGATTTCACCATCAACACATCCTTACCCCAGTACGATACTGAGGGCATCAAATCGCTCATCCCTCACCGCGACCCTATGTTGATGATTGATAGCATCGCCAACATTGTTGAAGGGCAATCCATCGTCGGAATCAAGAATGTTACTGGGAAAGAAGACTTCTTCCGTGGCCACTTCCCCAACCACCCTGTCATGCCAGGCGTGCTGATTGTTGAAGCAATGGCGCAATCTGCGGCCGCACTTGTAGTGCATACGATGGGCCAGGAAGCGCGCGGCAAAGTGGTGTATTTTATGTCCGTTGAAGAAGCAAAATTCCGCAAGCCCGTTGTACCTGGTGATATGCTCTACATGCATTGCCAAGTAGAGCGCAGTCGCGGCGCGGTTTGGAAATTTTCAGGTATCGCAACCGTCAATGGCCAGAAAGTTGCAGAATCGACCTTCTCTGCAATGATTATGGACAAGCAAGGAAGCTAA
- the lpxD gene encoding UDP-3-O-(3-hydroxymyristoyl)glucosamine N-acyltransferase: MVDARFFVNHGPFTVADLASATGAELLTKDKASGRLSDVAPLDRASSTDISFFDNTKYIEQFLHSEAGACFVRPKFSEQAPSTMALLITDDPYRCYALAAQKFYPSEAKVAATIAPSAVIDPTAKIGKGVSIMAGAVIGANVVIGDHTRIGANAVIYDGVQIGKDCQIGALSSFSHCIIGDRVLIHRGVHIGQDGFGFALGRDGHIKVPQLGRVVIENDVEIGAGTTIDRGTGPDTVIGEGTKIDNLVQIGHNVQIGKRAVVVAQCGISGSTRIGDGVVLGGQVGLSGHIKIGHGAKIAAKSGIIADIPAGASYGGYPAVPVQEWHRQTIALSRLVKSKRGSHDG, encoded by the coding sequence ATGGTTGATGCGCGCTTTTTCGTGAATCACGGGCCGTTTACCGTTGCTGATCTAGCATCGGCAACGGGTGCTGAGTTGCTTACTAAAGATAAAGCGTCTGGCCGCCTGAGTGATGTTGCACCGCTTGATCGCGCTTCATCAACAGACATCAGCTTTTTTGATAACACAAAATATATTGAGCAGTTTTTGCATAGTGAGGCAGGTGCCTGTTTTGTCCGCCCTAAATTCTCGGAGCAAGCACCAAGCACGATGGCGTTATTGATTACAGATGATCCCTATCGCTGCTATGCGCTGGCTGCACAAAAATTTTACCCTTCCGAAGCGAAAGTAGCCGCAACGATTGCACCCTCTGCTGTCATTGACCCTACGGCAAAAATTGGCAAGGGCGTATCCATCATGGCAGGCGCAGTGATTGGCGCAAATGTCGTGATTGGCGACCACACACGCATTGGTGCAAACGCAGTCATTTATGATGGCGTACAAATTGGTAAAGATTGCCAAATCGGCGCACTCTCCAGCTTCAGTCACTGCATTATAGGTGACCGTGTGTTGATTCACCGTGGCGTTCACATTGGGCAAGATGGTTTCGGATTCGCCTTGGGGCGCGATGGCCACATCAAGGTTCCGCAGCTTGGCCGTGTTGTCATTGAGAATGACGTTGAAATCGGCGCAGGCACAACCATCGATCGCGGCACAGGTCCCGATACAGTGATTGGTGAAGGCACCAAGATCGACAACCTTGTACAGATTGGTCATAACGTACAAATCGGTAAGCGTGCTGTCGTTGTTGCACAGTGCGGTATCTCTGGCTCAACACGCATCGGCGATGGCGTGGTCTTGGGCGGTCAGGTTGGCTTATCTGGTCACATCAAAATCGGTCACGGCGCGAAAATCGCTGCAAAATCAGGCATTATTGCCGATATCCCCGCCGGTGCATCTTATGGTGGATACCCCGCAGTTCCTGTGCAAGAATGGCACCGCCAAACCATCGCTCTATCCCGCTTAGTTAAATCCAAACGAGGTTCGCATGACGGCTGA
- a CDS encoding OmpH family outer membrane protein translates to MKHVFFSIASLLAVTLLAVPAHAETSIGVVNIQKIMAEASSAKSVRDQLQSKQKAFQAELDSKEKALLTEDQALSKQQANMEKAAFEQKVKDFRAKAAAAQREIQGKKASLDKAFAGALEQIQTNVVNITAEVAREKKLNLVVSSAQVLYGDTSLDITSDVLARLNKKLPSVTLKF, encoded by the coding sequence ATGAAACATGTGTTCTTTTCTATCGCTTCGTTACTCGCTGTTACCCTGCTCGCTGTTCCTGCGCATGCAGAAACCAGCATTGGTGTTGTCAACATCCAGAAAATTATGGCGGAAGCGTCTTCTGCAAAGTCAGTACGCGATCAACTGCAAAGCAAACAAAAAGCATTCCAAGCTGAACTCGATAGCAAAGAAAAAGCATTGCTGACCGAAGATCAGGCGCTTTCCAAACAACAAGCTAACATGGAAAAAGCGGCGTTTGAGCAAAAAGTAAAAGATTTCCGCGCTAAAGCAGCGGCTGCACAACGTGAGATTCAAGGCAAAAAAGCATCGCTCGATAAAGCGTTCGCTGGCGCTTTGGAGCAAATCCAAACCAACGTAGTGAACATCACTGCTGAAGTTGCACGCGAGAAGAAGTTAAACCTCGTTGTGTCATCTGCACAAGTACTCTACGGCGATACGTCACTGGATATCACCAGCGATGTGTTGGCTCGCCTCAACAAGAAGCTACCTTCCGTAACCTTGAAATTCTAA
- the bamA gene encoding outer membrane protein assembly factor BamA: MFKKCLLISLLIFPVSAMAEAVREIRIEGNQRIENSTIETYIGIERGDDVSQYDVDLALKRLYDTGLFSDIQMEQQGNVLLTKVTENPSVNRVAFEGNDQISKEDLAKEVTLRARSIYTRTRVQQDLKRLLDVYRRAGRYSAVITPKIIALEQNRVDLVYEIEEGPSASIEKITFIGNEYFSSSALQQVINSEIGRWYKFLSDADKYDPDRLQYDQELLRKFYFENGFADFKVKSAIAELSPQRDAFYLTYTIEEGPIYTLGDVDVKTTLNKKRVGNLNSKLTTKKGDTYNATEVENSVDAMVEALGDKGFAFVDIDPVTTRRPGKDRIIDLTYTVSEGPRVYVDRINIFGNSRTLDEVIRREFRLNEGDPYSTSKIKRTEQRLNNLGYFETVSIQNVAGSAPDKTDIDVEVQEKSTGEITFGAGFSTTDGALADVGITERNFLGRGQTVRARTLFAARRQQYDFGFTEPYFLGRELEAGFDLYQTTQELQDEASFDRDAKGIILRTGYNLSEKWKHQVRYGYEQSEISNISPFASQFIQRQSGKSTTSYVGHSFIYDGRDNVQNPTRGSYLKLNQDIAGLGGDDRFARHEIQSEYYYPIAKQWTYAGATMVGNITGIGRDVPINQRFFIGSQQFRGFTNAGIGPRDSATTDALGGNTYYVVSNEVRFPLGLPDDLGVSGALFVDAGSLYGLDDSGAGINDDKTLRASAGFGVAWNSPFGPVRVDFAQAFLKEDYDDEEIVRFGFGTRF, from the coding sequence ATGTTCAAAAAATGCCTCCTCATTAGTCTTCTTATTTTCCCTGTCAGCGCCATGGCCGAAGCGGTGCGCGAGATACGCATTGAAGGCAACCAGCGCATTGAGAACTCCACCATCGAGACCTACATTGGCATTGAGCGTGGTGATGACGTCTCGCAGTACGATGTCGATCTTGCCCTTAAGCGCCTCTATGACACTGGCCTTTTCTCCGACATTCAAATGGAACAGCAAGGAAATGTCTTGCTCACCAAGGTAACGGAAAACCCCAGCGTCAACCGCGTTGCATTCGAGGGTAACGACCAAATCAGTAAAGAAGATTTAGCAAAAGAAGTAACGCTTCGTGCACGCTCGATCTATACGCGCACCCGCGTTCAGCAAGATTTGAAGCGCCTGCTAGACGTTTACCGCCGTGCGGGCCGCTACTCTGCCGTCATTACTCCCAAAATCATCGCGCTAGAGCAGAACCGTGTGGATTTGGTGTATGAAATCGAAGAAGGCCCAAGTGCTTCGATCGAAAAAATCACCTTCATTGGCAACGAGTATTTCTCGTCTTCCGCACTACAGCAGGTCATTAACTCCGAGATTGGACGTTGGTACAAATTCCTAAGCGATGCCGACAAATACGACCCAGATCGCCTGCAATATGACCAAGAATTGCTGCGTAAATTCTATTTCGAAAACGGCTTTGCCGACTTCAAAGTGAAGTCAGCGATTGCTGAACTTTCGCCGCAGCGTGACGCATTTTACCTGACCTACACAATCGAAGAAGGCCCCATCTACACACTTGGTGATGTCGATGTAAAAACCACGCTGAACAAAAAGCGTGTTGGTAACCTTAACTCCAAGCTTACCACCAAAAAAGGTGACACCTATAACGCGACCGAAGTTGAAAACAGCGTTGACGCAATGGTCGAAGCGCTGGGTGATAAAGGCTTCGCATTCGTGGATATCGACCCCGTGACTACGCGCCGTCCCGGTAAAGATAGAATCATTGATCTTACCTATACGGTTAGTGAAGGCCCGCGTGTGTATGTGGACAGAATCAATATTTTCGGCAACTCACGCACCTTGGACGAAGTTATCCGCCGTGAATTCCGCTTGAATGAGGGCGATCCTTACAGCACCAGCAAAATCAAACGTACTGAGCAACGCCTCAATAACCTTGGTTACTTTGAGACTGTGAGCATTCAAAACGTTGCGGGTAGCGCGCCAGATAAGACAGATATCGACGTAGAAGTGCAGGAAAAATCGACAGGTGAGATCACATTCGGTGCGGGCTTCTCGACTACCGACGGTGCCTTGGCCGACGTGGGCATCACCGAGCGCAACTTCCTTGGCCGTGGTCAAACCGTTCGCGCCCGCACACTCTTTGCCGCGCGCCGCCAACAATATGACTTCGGCTTTACAGAGCCTTACTTCCTTGGCCGCGAACTGGAAGCAGGGTTTGACCTTTACCAAACCACCCAAGAATTGCAGGACGAAGCATCCTTCGACCGCGATGCAAAAGGTATCATATTGCGCACGGGTTATAATCTCAGCGAAAAATGGAAGCATCAGGTTCGCTATGGTTACGAGCAGAGTGAGATCAGCAATATTTCACCGTTTGCTTCGCAATTCATTCAGCGCCAGTCAGGCAAAAGCACAACCTCGTATGTTGGCCATTCCTTCATTTATGATGGTCGTGACAATGTTCAAAATCCAACACGCGGTAGTTACCTGAAGCTGAACCAAGATATCGCGGGCTTAGGTGGCGATGACCGCTTTGCTCGCCATGAAATTCAGAGCGAATATTACTACCCAATCGCCAAGCAGTGGACGTATGCCGGCGCAACCATGGTTGGAAATATTACTGGTATTGGTAGAGATGTTCCAATTAACCAGCGCTTCTTTATCGGCAGCCAACAATTCCGTGGCTTTACAAATGCAGGGATTGGCCCACGCGATAGCGCCACCACTGACGCCCTCGGCGGTAACACTTACTACGTTGTTTCTAACGAAGTGCGTTTCCCACTCGGCCTGCCCGACGATTTAGGGGTAAGTGGCGCATTATTCGTGGACGCAGGTAGCCTTTATGGCTTGGATGATTCAGGTGCTGGCATCAATGACGATAAGACCCTAAGAGCCTCAGCAGGCTTTGGTGTGGCTTGGAATTCGCCATTTGGCCCCGTACGCGTTGATTTTGCACAAGCTTTCCTCAAAGAAGACTATGACGATGAGGAAATCGTCCGCTTCGGATTCGGTACGCGTTTTTAA